TGCTCGGCACTCACATATGCACGCCATTCGGGTGCTACTATTACGAGAACCTAAAGCCCCAGGTGTTTGGTGTACCCCCTTTTGTTCCCTTTGCATGGACAATTTTTGGCTTCGTGTCCTATCTGACAGCACGCCATTTTTTTGAGCACAAAACTGGCAGGATAGCTTTTGCGTCGGTTTTAATGGTTATTTTTGACTTGTCAATTGATCCCATCATGACGTCGTGGAGGGCTTGGGTCTGGGAGACCACGACAAAAATAAACTGGTTTGGGATTCCTTGGACAAACTATCTGGGTTGGTTCATAGTGTCCCTAACGTTTTTCTACCTCTATGAGCGTCTTTCAAAGGCCAAAATTGAGAGGGAGCTTTTAAAGCTCGGCCCTCCAGTTTACCTTTTGGAGATGTTCACATTCATGATTTATGCCCCAGCAAGTGTGAAAACTCCCACAACTCTTGCGTTTTTGATCTCCGTCGCTGTGCTTCTCCCGCTATATTTCTGGAGGTGGAAGTCATGAGGGTCGCTCTAATCCCGATGAGGGTTAAAGTCAACGACTTTGAAACAAACTGGCAGGAGTTTAAACAAAGATTTAAAGAAGCTTTGGAATACAATCCTGACATCCTAGTTTTCCCCGAGTACTGCCTTACAGGCTTTGAGGAGTGGGACTTTAGCGGAGCGAAGCTTTATGGTGAAATCGTCAATAGGGTCAGCAAACTTGCAAAGGAGAACTCAGTTTATGTGATCTTCGGCCTCCTTGAACCCTACAAAAACTGCATCTATAACTCTGCCCTTTTAATAAACCGTGAAGGAGAGGTAATTCTCAAGCACCGCAAATTTCAAGAACCTATGAAATTTTGCACTGGCAACACAGTAAAAACTGCTTGGACAGAGTTTGGAAAGCTCGCCATAATTATCTGTGGTGATCTCTACAACAAGCGTATAGCCAAATGGATTAAGCGCAAAAGACCCGACTATATTTTTATACCAATGGATCGTTCTCCATGGGGCGATTTTAATTTAGAAGAAGAAATCAAATGCATGAGTGGAAGGGTTAAACTGTTGGGTGTTAAGACATTTATAGTGAATTCCTACTCCCACTGTGACAGTTTCGGCGGTGCATGGATCTTTGATGAAAATGGAGATCTTTTAGCTCAGAGTACTGGAGATAACATCCTAGTTTTTGAGTATTTCTTCAAGTCCAATCGTTTAGAACGAAATATAGCTCAGACATAGTATGCAAAAAAGTACATTGAGTTTCAAATACGTTTTGTTCATGTGATGTTTTAGTTTGAGTTTGAAAAATTTTATATTGTCGTACCTGTTCATAGTATACGGAGACATACTATGAAAGTTCCTTACAAAGCTGCAGTTAGATTATTTGCAATTTATCTCTGTGTGTTGCTTGTAATAACAACCACAGCTGGGCTGGCCAATGAAAAATTGGCTCGAAAAGAAGCTGAAGAAACTGTAGTTATTCTTCAATATACAAATCCTACATTTTATGAGTTACTAAAGGAAAACGCCACAAAAGAGAATAAAACTGTTGTTCAGTATTATTACGAAAAATTAATAGAAGTGAGAGGGTTAAATAAAAATGTAATTATTCAGGGAATTCAACTTTTAAAGCAAAGCTGGGAAGAACTAAAGCCAATAAAAACTGTTAAATTGGGAAGGGCTGTTTTAATAACCTTAGGTGTATTACTATCTTCAATGCTTTTAATAATTTTTACAAGCATTACAGTTGGGATGAAGATATCAACAAAACCTT
The sequence above is drawn from the Thermococcus sp. EP1 genome and encodes:
- a CDS encoding carotenoid biosynthesis protein yields the protein MKRDLYVISAFILLANIFKRSLIYNLFYLLAMIVASQRLWRDFLRFLAISALVGFFAEVLGTHICTPFGCYYYENLKPQVFGVPPFVPFAWTIFGFVSYLTARHFFEHKTGRIAFASVLMVIFDLSIDPIMTSWRAWVWETTTKINWFGIPWTNYLGWFIVSLTFFYLYERLSKAKIERELLKLGPPVYLLEMFTFMIYAPASVKTPTTLAFLISVAVLLPLYFWRWKS
- a CDS encoding carbon-nitrogen hydrolase family protein; this encodes MRVALIPMRVKVNDFETNWQEFKQRFKEALEYNPDILVFPEYCLTGFEEWDFSGAKLYGEIVNRVSKLAKENSVYVIFGLLEPYKNCIYNSALLINREGEVILKHRKFQEPMKFCTGNTVKTAWTEFGKLAIIICGDLYNKRIAKWIKRKRPDYIFIPMDRSPWGDFNLEEEIKCMSGRVKLLGVKTFIVNSYSHCDSFGGAWIFDENGDLLAQSTGDNILVFEYFFKSNRLERNIAQT